One Candidatus Atelocyanobacterium thalassa isolate ALOHA genomic window, TGTCAGACCGAGTGTCTTGACCTTTTAGGATTAAAGAGTATAGTTATTTTTAAGGAGGACAAATTATGTATTCTACTTTTATGCTAGTAGCTACAATTCCTACTACTGTAGAATGGAGTCCAAAGGTAGCATCTATAATGATTGCTTGTAATATTTTAGCAATAGCAATAACTAAGTTAGTTGTTGGTGAGTCTAGTAAAGAAACACGTCTACCTCAGTTCTCAGAAATGTTTGGCCATCTTAATATTGGTGCAATATTAGGAGCAACAAGTCTTGGTCATATAATAGGGGTAGGTATGATTTTAGGGATTGCCAGTACAGGTATGTTATAAGAATATAAATCTTTAATAACCGATACAGTAATAAGGATAATATAGTTAAAAGCTGATTTTTAACTATATTATCCTTATGTTTTATTCTCACTTATTAAACGATAAATATAAAATAGCTACCAATTCTTTTTTTCAGTAACAAATAATATCAACTAGTTTGATCGCGTATAAAAGTTTTACAATATATATTTAATTAACGTAAAAATAATTACATATCTGACATTAATATATGTTAAGTATATTTAATTACTGTTTAAATTTTACAAAAAAATCACAGATTGAAAGATTATATACAAGATTCATCAATTACTAACTCTCAAATACTTGAAAAGAAGCTAGATATTCTTCTGACCAACCTACGCTATGAACAGAAACAATTAGCTCATTGGAAATCTGGAAAAATGTCTGTTACAGCTGTTCCTGGAGCAGGAAAGTCTCATAGCCTCGCAACTACAGCTGCAATATTAATTGCTCGCAATAATCTAAATATTAATAAGCAACTGGTTATTGTTACATATACTCGATCAGCTGCCATGGCAATAGAAGCAAAAATAAAGCAACATCTTATAGATTTAGATATCTCTCAAGATGGCTTTATGGTAAATACACTACATGGCTTAGCTTTACAAATTATCAATAATCATCCTAATTTTTCCAAATTGAATTTAACAAATTCAACTCTTATTAATCTTACTCCTAATCATAAAATTATTGAAAACTCTATCGATAAATGGATTGACAACAATCCTTTGCACTATCAAAGTTTATTAAAAGGAGTTGTAATTAACGAATCTAGGACTGAACAGTTACGACGCAAATCTATCTTAAGAAATGAAATTTTCCCAAGATTTGCATATAGCATTATTAGAGAAATAAAAAGTTCTGGCTTAACTTTAAAAGATTTTGAAAAAATTAATGATCGTAAACATGATAATTACCAAACTTTATTATTAGCAGTTAGTTTATATAAGCAATATAAAACAGTTATGAAGTCTTCTAATTTTATTGATTATGATGACATGATTCATGAGGCAATAAATATTTTAGACGATTCTGATATTAGACAAGTTTGGCAACAAAAGGTTTTTGCTGTTTTTGAAGACGAAGCACAGGATTCTAGTCCCTTACAGGAAAAATTAATATCTACCCTTGCTAGTGATCATAATAATCCCACTTTTGAAGTTAATTTAGTAAAAGTTGGTGATCCTAATCAAGCAATAAATTCTACATTTACTGCCGCCGATCCAATTTACTTTAATTGGTTTTGTGAGGCATGCAAAAAAGATAAAACTCTAGTAAAAATGAATCAAGCTGGACGTAGCAACATAGATATCATAAATGCTGCTAATTTTTCTCTAAAGTGGATGAGAGATGAATGGATAAAAAAACAAACAAATCTTAAAAATAGTTTTTCTGAGCAACAAACATTAGAAAAAAATATTCCTTTTCATGTACAAGAAATTAAATTAGTTGATAAAAATGATCCTCAAGTGAATGCTAATCCTCAATCCTCTAATCCTGGATTAGAAATTCATATTCCTCAAGATATTTATCACAGTATTAAATTAATACGTCAAAAAATCATCACAATTTTGCGTAAAAACCGGAATCAAAGCATAGCAATTTTAGTTAGGGAAAATACGCAGAGCCATTTCTTGGCCCAAAATTTAAAAGATTTTCCTGAAAAATATAAAATTTCAATTTATGAAGTAGGAAAACAAAATCAGTTTTCTCAAATACCAAAAGATATCTTGACTTTACTAAAGTTCATGGATCGTCCACATTCTCTTAGCTATTTGAAAAACTCTTTAAAAATTTTAGAAAAACAAAATTTAATAATAAAACAAGATTGGAATAAAATAATAATGAATCCTGAAGATTTTTTATATTCTACCTCTCTTCTTTCCGAACCTGAGAAATCAGTTATACAAGCTCGTAATTATTGTCGTAGTTTACTTAAAGCGAAGCTAGAACTTCCTAGTTATTATCTTATTGCATTTTTAGGGACAATTCTAAAATATGAAAGCATGGAATTGGCGAGCGTTCAAAAATTGTCTGACACAATATATGACGAACTAAATGGAACAATAACTTTGAAAAATATCATTGATGTTTTAAAAAAGATTATTGATCTAGAACAATTTGAAGAAATTACAGAGGATAATGAACAACCATATGTTAGACCTAATCAAGTAACTATTATGACTATGCATAAGTCAAAAGGTTTAGATTGGAATTATGTTTTTTTACCGTTTCTTCATGAAGATATTTTATCTGGTGAAATTAAAATTTCTGCTACTTCAAAATTTTTAGGAAATTTTTCTTTAGCAGAAATAGCTCGTACTCAAATTCGAGCTTTATCTCATGAAAAATATTTAAGCTATGAAAATAATATTTGCACAAATGAAATAAAACAAGTATGGGAACAATCAAAATTATTAAAAAAAGCAGAAGAATATAGATTAATCTATGTTGCGATAACTCGTGCAAAAAATCTTTTATGGATGTCTGCAGCACAAAAAGGACCTTCATACTGGAGAAATATCAAGGAAAAAGTTTTTTTACAAAATAAAGCTCCATGCTTAATTTTTTCAGCATTAATGAATAAATTTCCACATCTTGTAGTTAGACATTGAAAATAACTAAGCTATCAAAAGATAATAAACTCATAGGGAAAAATTAATTTTACTAGTTGAATAAAGATATCTTTATTTAGTTTCTACAATATATTTAATTGAAAGATTCATAAATGCATTTAATTAACAATTTAAATATTTGCACTTAAACTTACAATATTATGAAAGTCTTTTTAACTAGATATATTAAAAGTTAAGGTACTTTAGGTCCTAAACCAATTTTTGGTGCATAAATAGCAGATTGACCTAACTCTTCTTCAATACGAAGAAGTCTATTGTACTTCGCTATTCTTTCGGTGCGACATAGGGAGCCAGTTTTAATTTGTCCGGAGTTAACAGCTACTACTAAATCAGCAATTGTTGTATCTTCTGTTTCTCCGGAACGATGAGAAATAACAGTATTGTATTGATTGCGAGAAGCAAGAGAAATAGTATCTAAAGTTTCAGTTAAACTACCAATCTGGTTAAGTTTAATAAGAATACTATTTGCCACTTTTTTCTTTATTCCTTTACGAAGGCGTTCTTGATTCGTTACGAACAAATCATCCCCTACCAATTGAATAAGGTTTCCTAAAGATTCTGTACACAACTGCCAATTATCCCAATCTTCTTCCTGAAGGCTATCCTCTATAGAAATAATAGGATATTGACCAACTAGTTTAGACAAATAATCAATAAATTCTTTTGCAGAATGTGATGTATTGTCGTAAACATATTCTCCACATTTATAAAATTCATTAGAAGCAATATCCATAGCTAAAGAGATCTCTTTCCCTGGTTTATAACCAGCCGTCTCTATAGCTTCAATAAGTAAATCTAAGGCTTCTTTATTTGAATTTAAATTTGGTGCATATCCTCCTTCGTCCCCAACTCCAGACATTAGATTACGTTTTTTTAAAACTTTGCCTAACGAATGAAATACTTCGGCACCCCATCTCAAAGCTTCTTTAAAGGACTCAGCACCAATAGGCATGATCATAAATTCTTGAAAATCAACATTATTATATGCATGACTACCTCCATTAATTAAATTCATCATAGGTATAGGCATAACATTTGCCGATAAACCTCCAATGTAGCGATATAGAGGTAAAGATAAATCTTTAGCAGCAGCTTTAGCAACAGCCAGTGATACACCAAGAATTGCATTAGCTCCTAGTACTTCTTTGTTACTAGAACTATCTATTTCAATCATTACATTATCAATAATCTTTTGCTCAAAAGCATTCATCCCAAGCAAACAAGGAGTAATTTTTTCTCGTATATTTGTAACCGCTTTTAAAACTCCTTTGCCATTATAGCGATTGATATCATTATCTCTAAGTTCGTGTGCCTCATAACTTCCGGTAGAGGCACCACTGGGAACTTGAGCAATACCAAAATTTCCTGTTGCTAAAATCACTTCTACTTCAATAGTAGGAAAACCACGAGAATCTAAGATTTCTCTAGCATGAATATTCTTAATAGAAGCAATAGTTCTATTGAGCATATAAAAATAACCCCTATTTAAATAATATGATTAAATATAAACAACTAATTATCATATTGGTTGATAAATAATGATTTTACTACCATTTGTATAATTCTTTATTTTTTAGATAGAATAGGTTGTTTCCCTAGTAAGCCTGTCATTAATCGTAAAATATTCTTTTTAAGAAAGGGTATGTGATTAATTATTATTAAGCCAAAGCGGCGAATTAATACTAAAAGAAAATAATTATTAGAAAACAAACGGTCTAGAAAGTCAGTAAAACCTAGAATTATCCAATTTTCTCTTCTTCTCCAAGTTTCATATTTTTTCAACAATCTTTGACTGCCTATATCTTCGCCTTTTTGCCAAGCTCTTTCTAAAGTTTCTGCTAAAATTGCCACATCTCTTATGCCTAAATTTAAGCCTTGTCCTCCAACAGGATGGCAGCAATGAGCAGCGTCTCCAACCAGTGCTAAGCGAGATTGAATATAATTCTTACTTTGCATTAACTGAACAGGAAATAAAGATCGACTATTTATTAGAGTAACCGGGCCTAAAAACTCGGGAATATGTTTTTGTAGTTGTGCTAAAAATTGTTTATCTTCTAAGTCGTGAAAAGACTTTGCTTGAGCATGCGGAAGAGTCCAAACAATTTGGCATCGATTATTTGGTAGAGGTAAAATAGCTAAAGGTCCAGTGCAACGAAACCTTTCAAAGGCTATATCATTGCGAGAAGCTTGATGTTTAATAATAAATGTAAGGCATGATTGCCAGTATTTCCAACCCTGAGTCTTAATTTTTGCAGATGAGCGAACAAAGGAAAGTGGTCCATCAGCACCAACTACTAGTTTAGTATGTAGTTTATATGCAATACCTTCTTTTTCTATACTTAATACAGATTTTGATTCTTCAGTATCTAATTTTATAACTTTAGCAGGAGATAAAAATTGAATATTAGGATATTGTGTAGTTTCGCTTTGTAAAATATTTAAAATTGCTTTATGTTCACCTACATATCCTAGATAATCTGTTTTTAAGTCAGTAGATTTAAATTGTACTGTTTTTGAGAAATCAGCATCTGAAAGAAAGATGTAACGAAACTTACTGATTTCAGGCAATATTTTTGACCAAACACCAATACCATTAAAAATCCTACCAGAAAGTAGAGAAAGAGCGTAAGCTCTTTCTCTACAAGCAACTTCCTCTAAAGTTTGTGATTCAATAATCTTAATTCTTAATCCTGACTCTTTAAGAGCTAATGCTAAAGTTGTACCTGCAATACCTCCTCCAACTATAGCAAGATCGCATTCTAAATAACTAGTAGAATCTAATTGATTTAATGTTGCTGATTGTAAAGTCATACTAAATATATTTTGCAAAAAATAATAGTAAGTGTCTACTATTTATTTTGACCTGAGTTTTGACAAGGCGCAAGAGAAAAAACCTACTTAATTTTATTAAGACTAACAAACTACAAACCAAAGTTATTCTTAAAAAATATTTTTTTGTATTTCAATTACTAAATAGATAATTTGATAAAGCACAATAGCTAATACATTACGCTAGTAATAGTGTTTGTCTATGAACTTTTAGTAAACTAAATTTCTTTTTTGATATTTTTTCTAAAATTAGCATAATATCTTTAGGAGATAAAATAACTCCATTATTTTGACAGTTACTAATAAACGATAAGACAACTATTTTATTTTCATAAAAATCTAGCTTTAAAGAAATAATTTGACTTCTTAGATTAATAATCTTTACATTCCCTGACTTTGTTACTTTTTCCCAATTAATTTCTTGTTTTATTAAAATACTATCAATCCAGTTTTGCCAATTATTTTTTGATATTACATGCTTTGATTCAACTTTAATTAAATATTCTGACCCTTTTAGTAACTGAGTTGTTGATTTAGAACTAATGTTTACTTCTTCAACACTATAAAGTGGTAAATTTTTAGGCAAACTATTTTGCAAGATATAGCGAAAAGTATTAATGTTTAGTATCTCAGTTAGTTCAAAATCTATAATTTCCCCATTGCTTGTCACACCTAAAGTAAGTGCATTAGCGATAGAAAACCTAGGTCCAGGATGGTATCCTCCAGTAAAAGATATAGGTAAAGATGTACGTCTTAAGACTCTGTCAAATAAACGAATTAAATCAAGATGACTCAGTAAAGATATTTCATTTATTTTTCCAAAATAGACACGAAATCTTTGGACTTTAATATTATTGACTTGACCATAACCGTTAAACTTAGGGATAGGTGGGGGAGGAACTACAATATTATGACCGAAATCTAAACCACATACCCCACAATGAGAACATTTATCAAAAGCGCAATCAGGAATCAAAACTTCTTCTAATGCTCGTTTTAAATCTTCCCATAACCATTTTTTGCTAATACCAGTATTTATATGGTCCCATGGTAAAGGTGCACTATATACTTTATCCTGGTATTGTTTGGTTATATTTTGAACTTTACTAAATGTGTTCCATTCTCCTTCTTCTATGCGGCGATATTCCCAACCTAGTTTTGATTCTTGAATAGATTTTTCCCATGCTGAATAGGCTTTTTCTGCATTTTCCCACCATGAATCCATTCCAGCTCCTAACTCCCAGGCACGCTTGATAATTTTAGATAATCTTCTATCACCTCTACCAATAAAATCTTCCATTCTTGAAATTCTTAAGTCAGTATAATTAACTTTGATACCTTTTTGAGATTTAAAGGCTTCTTTTAATAAATCTTGTTTTTCTTTAAATTCTAAATTGGATACTGAGTGCCATTGAAAAGGAGTATGTGGTTTGGGCGTAAAATTAGATATAGTAATTGAAAAATTTAATGGTTTTCCCTCTTTCTTGTGACATTCTTGGCGTAACCATTGAACAGTTTCCACAATACCAAGAACATCTTGAACTGTTTCTCCTGGTAGACCAATCATAAAATAGAGTTTGATTTTATCCCACCCTTCTTCAACTGCTGTACTTATTCCTCGCAAAAGTTCTTCGTTCGTCAAACCTTTATTGATTACGTCACGCATTCTTTGAGTTCCTGCTTCAGGAGCAAAAGTTAGTCCAGATTTACGATTTCCACCAATAATATTAGCAATATTACTGTCGAATCTATCTACTCTCTGACTAGGAAGAGATAAAGTGATGTTATATTCTTGAAGACGATTTTTAATTTCTATACCAACACTCGGGAGAGCTAAATAATCCGAACAACTTAAAGATAATAATGAAAACTCATTATAACCAGTTTCTTTAATTCCTCGCTCAATGGTCTCAATAATTTCTTTTGGCTCGACGTCTCTTGCCGGACGAGTCAACATTCCTGGTTGACAAAATCGGCATCCACGGGTGCACCCACGCCTTATTTCTACTACTAAACGATCATGAATAGTTTCAATAAAGGGTACTAAGCCTACACCAAAAGAAGGCATGGGAGGGGCTACACGACGTAATATTTTTGGATAAATATCCAATCGATTGGGTATAACTTGACCAGTTTTTTTAACGTCATAAAAGCGAGGGACATACACGCCTGGTATTTTAGCTAAGTCTAATAACAATTCTTGTTTACTTAATAAATTAGCTTTTCCTTTTTTAACAACTAAACCTATTTCTGGTAACAGCTCTTCTCCATCTCCTAAAGCTAGAAAATCAAAAAAATCAGCGAAAGGTTCAGGGTTAGAAGTAGCAGTTTGTCCTCCAGCAAAAATTAAAGGATAATCCCAATTTTTTTGAAAGTTATGTAAATTATTATTTTGTGAATTGTTACTTGAGCTTTTCAGTGAAAATTCTCTTTCTTGCCAGGTTAGAGGAATTCCAGACAAGTCAAGCATCTCTAAAATATTTGTTATTCCAAGTTCATAACTAAGGTTAAAACCGAGAATATCGAATTCTATAAGTGGATGGCGAGATTCTAAACCAAACAGTAGAGTATTGGTTTTTCTTAATCTTGTTGCCAGATCCGAAGCAGGTAAATAAGCACGATCACATAATTGACCAGCTTGGGTGTTTAAGATATTGTATAGAATAATGTGGCCTAAATTAGAAGCTCCTAATTCGTAAACTTCTGGGTAAGTTAATACCCAGTGAACATCTGCATTATTCCAAGATTTATGCTTAGCGCCTACTTCATTGCCAAGATAGCGAGCTGGTTTAGCAATATTTGAAGTGATGAGTTCTTCAATATCAATTATCATAAGTAGGTTCCCAATATTCTTTTTTGATATTCCTTAGTTTCTTAAACACATTGAAAGTATAAATAGATTAGCTAAAAGATATAAAATATTGTCTTGATATCTAAATAGTTAATGTTTCATTATTGCTTGTTTCGTATATGTATGATTGACGATCATTATAAATTTCCAATGCTTGATCTAATTGAGTCAACTCAAATATAATACGTACTGAAGGAGATAAAGAGCAAACACTCAATTTTTTATTAAAACTTTGAGCAAGCCGACAAGCTGATACCATAGCTATTAATCCTGTGCTATCTATAAATTCAACTTGTTCCATATCGACTAAAAACTTTTTACAAGAATTATTTTTTATAAAACTGTTTAATTCTTTTTGGAAATCACTGACATTGTTAGAAGTAATATAACCATTAGGTTCAAAAACTGCTGTTCCGAAATAAATTAGGTGATTTCCTATCATTGATATTTTTCCTCAAATTTAAAATTTATTTTTATTGTATTTTTTAAAAAATAAACTATTAGTTATAGTTTTTAATATTATTTTCTCGACCAGATATTTTCTATTTAATATAACTAACTTTTATGTCTTAAAAACAGATATTAATGAAAATTTTTTCTACAAGTTTCTTAAAAGTACTATATCTATGGAAGTCAGTCTAGCATCATATAGATTGTTTGTCATAAAAAATAATTTTCTTGTTATTTTCTTTAAGAAAAGAATAAGCCTTGATCTCTCATATTAAGCTTTAAAAAGAAATTGATTTTAAAAAATAGTTCATGTTGTTCAATATTAGAAAATTAAACTTTTGTGACGATTATCAGCCTAGATAATTATACAAAATATTTATTTAGGTATTAAAAGCATAGATATATCTTAAACATTCGAAAATTAATAAAACTAATTTTAGTATTATCTTAAATAAAAAAAATTATTCCATATGATTATTTTAATGATTTTATATATTTTTTGTGTATAGTTTTCAATATTTTCTTAATTCGTAAATCTAATGAGAATCCTCTTTGAGACTGGATCAAGATAGTATGGCCAACCATGTCATGCAATGTTTGGCTATGATGTTTTTGATTGCCCAACACTATACTAAAATCCACGACTACAGGAGTTGTTAAAAGTAACATCGAAAGTCCATTATCAAAATTAATCTTGAGACCTAACATAGCCAGCAAGGCTAAAAATCCTAGAGTAGCTTCACGTTTAAGCATCTCATTCAATTGAGGAATACGCCTAGTTCGAATACTTATAATTTTTAAATCAAATGCCCAACAACCTAAGCTTTGCCCTTTATTTTTATTAACTATAATTACCTGTAATATTAACCATGTAAAAGAAAAAACAATATTTTGAGTAATTCCTTTAAAGAAAGAGCTTAAAAACCATATCGTAATAAAATCTAGTAAGAATGCATATATTCGACGATCAAACGGTGCTTGTATAAAATTGTTATGTACTAATGATGAATGCTTGGAAGACATATAATTGACTATAAATTAATATTGACTTTATTTTTAATAAGCACTTTATTGTATCTAAATTAATAAATATCTTTTGAAAAGACTTAATTTCTTATTCTGTACCATTTTTAATAAATTAATAATCACCTATGGATATATGTTATGCATAAAAAATCGCGAAGAATTAATCTAATACATTTTAAGTTAAAAGAAACTAACTTTAATGAGATAAATCATTAGATGATTTTGGAAAAATATTCGCGCTAAATAACAAAATAATACCAAAATTAATTGAAATATCAGCTAAGTTAAATATTGGAAAATTAATTAAACGAAAGTCTAAGAAATCTACTACATAGCCAAAAAAAAATCTATCAATTCCATTACCAAGGGCTCCTGCTAATATAAAGCCATATCCTAGTTGCTCAAATATTTCCATTCTCTCCCCTAATATAAATAGTCCTATTAGTCCTATACTAACTCCTAAAGAA contains:
- the lspA gene encoding signal peptidase II, which gives rise to MNNIVKKNMWFWLISISNLLLDQLSKYWITKSFTQIGDTIPLLPKIFHFTYVVNTGTAFSFFEGGVVWLRWISLGVSIGLIGLFILGERMEIFEQLGYGFILAGALGNGIDRFFFGYVVDFLDFRLINFPIFNLADISINFGIILLFSANIFPKSSNDLSH
- the eno gene encoding phosphopyruvate hydratase, which gives rise to MLNRTIASIKNIHAREILDSRGFPTIEVEVILATGNFGIAQVPSGASTGSYEAHELRDNDINRYNGKGVLKAVTNIREKITPCLLGMNAFEQKIIDNVMIEIDSSSNKEVLGANAILGVSLAVAKAAAKDLSLPLYRYIGGLSANVMPIPMMNLINGGSHAYNNVDFQEFMIMPIGAESFKEALRWGAEVFHSLGKVLKKRNLMSGVGDEGGYAPNLNSNKEALDLLIEAIETAGYKPGKEISLAMDIASNEFYKCGEYVYDNTSHSAKEFIDYLSKLVGQYPIISIEDSLQEEDWDNWQLCTESLGNLIQLVGDDLFVTNQERLRKGIKKKVANSILIKLNQIGSLTETLDTISLASRNQYNTVISHRSGETEDTTIADLVVAVNSGQIKTGSLCRTERIAKYNRLLRIEEELGQSAIYAPKIGLGPKVP
- a CDS encoding ATP-dependent helicase yields the protein MTNSQILEKKLDILLTNLRYEQKQLAHWKSGKMSVTAVPGAGKSHSLATTAAILIARNNLNINKQLVIVTYTRSAAMAIEAKIKQHLIDLDISQDGFMVNTLHGLALQIINNHPNFSKLNLTNSTLINLTPNHKIIENSIDKWIDNNPLHYQSLLKGVVINESRTEQLRRKSILRNEIFPRFAYSIIREIKSSGLTLKDFEKINDRKHDNYQTLLLAVSLYKQYKTVMKSSNFIDYDDMIHEAINILDDSDIRQVWQQKVFAVFEDEAQDSSPLQEKLISTLASDHNNPTFEVNLVKVGDPNQAINSTFTAADPIYFNWFCEACKKDKTLVKMNQAGRSNIDIINAANFSLKWMRDEWIKKQTNLKNSFSEQQTLEKNIPFHVQEIKLVDKNDPQVNANPQSSNPGLEIHIPQDIYHSIKLIRQKIITILRKNRNQSIAILVRENTQSHFLAQNLKDFPEKYKISIYEVGKQNQFSQIPKDILTLLKFMDRPHSLSYLKNSLKILEKQNLIIKQDWNKIIMNPEDFLYSTSLLSEPEKSVIQARNYCRSLLKAKLELPSYYLIAFLGTILKYESMELASVQKLSDTIYDELNGTITLKNIIDVLKKIIDLEQFEEITEDNEQPYVRPNQVTIMTMHKSKGLDWNYVFLPFLHEDILSGEIKISATSKFLGNFSLAEIARTQIRALSHEKYLSYENNICTNEIKQVWEQSKLLKKAEEYRLIYVAITRAKNLLWMSAAQKGPSYWRNIKEKVFLQNKAPCLIFSALMNKFPHLVVRH
- a CDS encoding TIGR03936 family radical SAM-associated protein, whose protein sequence is MIIDIEELITSNIAKPARYLGNEVGAKHKSWNNADVHWVLTYPEVYELGASNLGHIILYNILNTQAGQLCDRAYLPASDLATRLRKTNTLLFGLESRHPLIEFDILGFNLSYELGITNILEMLDLSGIPLTWQEREFSLKSSSNNSQNNNLHNFQKNWDYPLIFAGGQTATSNPEPFADFFDFLALGDGEELLPEIGLVVKKGKANLLSKQELLLDLAKIPGVYVPRFYDVKKTGQVIPNRLDIYPKILRRVAPPMPSFGVGLVPFIETIHDRLVVEIRRGCTRGCRFCQPGMLTRPARDVEPKEIIETIERGIKETGYNEFSLLSLSCSDYLALPSVGIEIKNRLQEYNITLSLPSQRVDRFDSNIANIIGGNRKSGLTFAPEAGTQRMRDVINKGLTNEELLRGISTAVEEGWDKIKLYFMIGLPGETVQDVLGIVETVQWLRQECHKKEGKPLNFSITISNFTPKPHTPFQWHSVSNLEFKEKQDLLKEAFKSQKGIKVNYTDLRISRMEDFIGRGDRRLSKIIKRAWELGAGMDSWWENAEKAYSAWEKSIQESKLGWEYRRIEEGEWNTFSKVQNITKQYQDKVYSAPLPWDHINTGISKKWLWEDLKRALEEVLIPDCAFDKCSHCGVCGLDFGHNIVVPPPPIPKFNGYGQVNNIKVQRFRVYFGKINEISLLSHLDLIRLFDRVLRRTSLPISFTGGYHPGPRFSIANALTLGVTSNGEIIDFELTEILNINTFRYILQNSLPKNLPLYSVEEVNISSKSTTQLLKGSEYLIKVESKHVISKNNWQNWIDSILIKQEINWEKVTKSGNVKIINLRSQIISLKLDFYENKIVVLSFISNCQNNGVILSPKDIMLILEKISKKKFSLLKVHRQTLLLA
- a CDS encoding RDD family protein, which codes for MSSKHSSLVHNNFIQAPFDRRIYAFLLDFITIWFLSSFFKGITQNIVFSFTWLILQVIIVNKNKGQSLGCWAFDLKIISIRTRRIPQLNEMLKREATLGFLALLAMLGLKINFDNGLSMLLLTTPVVVDFSIVLGNQKHHSQTLHDMVGHTILIQSQRGFSLDLRIKKILKTIHKKYIKSLK
- a CDS encoding FAD-dependent hydroxylase, translating into MTLQSATLNQLDSTSYLECDLAIVGGGIAGTTLALALKESGLRIKIIESQTLEEVACRERAYALSLLSGRIFNGIGVWSKILPEISKFRYIFLSDADFSKTVQFKSTDLKTDYLGYVGEHKAILNILQSETTQYPNIQFLSPAKVIKLDTEESKSVLSIEKEGIAYKLHTKLVVGADGPLSFVRSSAKIKTQGWKYWQSCLTFIIKHQASRNDIAFERFRCTGPLAILPLPNNRCQIVWTLPHAQAKSFHDLEDKQFLAQLQKHIPEFLGPVTLINSRSLFPVQLMQSKNYIQSRLALVGDAAHCCHPVGGQGLNLGIRDVAILAETLERAWQKGEDIGSQRLLKKYETWRRRENWIILGFTDFLDRLFSNNYFLLVLIRRFGLIIINHIPFLKKNILRLMTGLLGKQPILSKK
- the psaK gene encoding photosystem I reaction center subunit PsaK: MYSTFMLVATIPTTVEWSPKVASIMIACNILAIAITKLVVGESSKETRLPQFSEMFGHLNIGAILGATSLGHIIGVGMILGIASTGML
- a CDS encoding STAS domain-containing protein is translated as MIGNHLIYFGTAVFEPNGYITSNNVSDFQKELNSFIKNNSCKKFLVDMEQVEFIDSTGLIAMVSACRLAQSFNKKLSVCSLSPSVRIIFELTQLDQALEIYNDRQSYIYETSNNETLTI